TTGCCGTAGAACGCGCTCTCGATCGCCTCGCGAAACACGCGGTACAACTCGTCGCTGTGCGGCACGGCGATCGTAAGGTCGCGCGCCTGGCCGAGCTCGCGAACGGCGACGAGGCGCGCGCGGTCCTCCGGGCTCGTCCCGCCGCGCGTGAAGTACGGGTCCGCCGCCGCGGCGCGCGTCGACGGGAAGATCACGACCTGTTTGGAGAACGCGAGCTGGTTGGCATCGTCGGTCACATAGAGCGCGAACGCCACCGCCTCGTTCCGGTGCCGGCTCGCCGCGGGGACCGCGAGGTCCATCGTCGGCAGGTCGAGCACCCCTCCGCGGCCCATCGGAGCGGGCGCCACCGCGGTGTCCTTGTACACGTCCGGGTTGTCGCTGCGCACGCGCAGCAGGAACTGCGGTCCGGTCGTCAGCATGGCCAGCTGGCCGTCGCCGAAGCGCTCCGTCGCGCCGAGATAGCCGCGCCGCAGCGTGTCGTCGGGAAACTGGTCGTGCTTGAAGAGGTCGACGTACCGGGCGAGCAGCGCGACGTGGGCGGGGCTCGCGAAGGCGGCGTGGCGCCGGTCGGCGCTCAGCACCGGCAGGCCTTCCTCCTGAAACACCTTGAGAAACCGGATCCCGTCGACGTTCGGCATGAACCCGTAGACGCCGGCCTTCTTCTTCACGACGGCGGCGGCGCGGATGAACTGATCGGTCGTCTCCGGCGGGTGGGCCGGATCGAGGCCGGCCTTGCGGAACAGCGCCTGGTTGTAGGCGAGGACGTCCGGCGTGACGTACCAGGGCAGCCCGTAGGCGCGGCCGTCGAGCCGCAATGACGCCCAGATGTTGGGGAAGTACCGGCCGCGGGCGTCCGCCGGCACCGCGGCGTCCATGTCGACGAGCGCGTGCGCCTCGGCGAGCCGCAGCGTCGTCTCGGTGTTGAGGTTGACGACGTCCGGCGCCACGCCGCCCGCGATCGACGACAGCAGCTTCTGGTCCAGCGCCTGCGGCTGCACGTCGATCCAGCGGATTCGAATGTCCGGGTGCTGCCGCTGGTAGCCGTCGATCATGCCGTTGATGAATTTCGTGAAGAACGGCTGCAGCGA
This genomic stretch from bacterium harbors:
- a CDS encoding sugar ABC transporter substrate-binding protein, whose amino-acid sequence is MRVKSMGPLARAAAALALVLAVAGAAPAGTAGPTTIEFWTISLQPFFTKFINGMIDGYQRQHPDIRIRWIDVQPQALDQKLLSSIAGGVAPDVVNLNTETTLRLAEAHALVDMDAAVPADARGRYFPNIWASLRLDGRAYGLPWYVTPDVLAYNQALFRKAGLDPAHPPETTDQFIRAAAVVKKKAGVYGFMPNVDGIRFLKVFQEEGLPVLSADRRHAAFASPAHVALLARYVDLFKHDQFPDDTLRRGYLGATERFGDGQLAMLTTGPQFLLRVRSDNPDVYKDTAVAPAPMGRGGVLDLPTMDLAVPAASRHRNEAVAFALYVTDDANQLAFSKQVVIFPSTRAAAADPYFTRGGTSPEDRARLVAVRELGQARDLTIAVPHSDELYRVFREAIESAFYGKMSAGQALEWAVREWNRRL